From the genome of Luteibacter rhizovicinus DSM 16549:
TCCCATTCCCGCGTCGTTCTTCGGCATGGTCCTTGGCCTTGTCGGGCTGGGTGCCAACTGGCGAACTGCGTCGCGTCTGTGGGGACTGCCATCGGCGATCGGCGAAAGCATCATGGCCGTCGCCTTCGTGGTCTGCGCGGTGCTCACCCTTGCCTATGCCTACAAGTGGCTCGTGCATCGAGCTGCCGCGATCGAAGAAGCGCGGCATCCGGTGCAATGCTGCTTCATTGGTCTGGTGCCGTCGTCGGGTGCCCTGATGGGCATCGTGCTGGCGCCGCATGCGCACGGCCTGGCCGTCGCCGCGCTGCTTACCGGTGGCGTGGGGCAGGTCGTCTTCGCGCTGTGGCGCTTCGGCGCCATGTTGCAGGGCGATCGCGACATCTCCACGACCACGCCGGTGATCTACCTGCCTTCGGTGGCCGGCAACCTGATCATCGCCGCGTCGGCGGGCATCCTCGGCTTCCCGTCATGGGGAATCCTTTTCTTCGGGGTCGGCGTGTTCAGCTGGCTCGCGCTCGAATCGGTCATCGTCAACCGCTTGCTCAATGCGCCGCCCTTGCCGCCGCCCCTGCGACCGACGCTCGGTATCCAGCTCGCACCGCCGGCCGTTGCCGCCGTCGCGTGGCTGGCCAACACACAGGGCGTACCGGAGCTCATGGTGCAGGCGGCGTGGGGTTATGGCCTCGTGCAGCTGCTGCTGATGATCCGCCTGTTCCCGTGGATCGCGAAGCAACCGTTCGCGTCGAGCTACTGGGCTTTCAGCTTCGGCATCACGGCGCTATCGGGTAGTGCCCTGACCATGAGTCTGCGCGGGCTGACCGGTGCGATCGCCGAGCTGGCGCCGGTGCTGTTCGTCTTCACCAACGCGGTGATGCTGCTGTTGACCGTCGGCACGATCGTCCGTCTTGCACAGAACAAATTCCTGCCGCCGTCCGTGGTTGCCGCACCGCCGGCGACGTCGTAGCAGCGACTTCGCAGCCGCCGCGCGATGCCGGGCAGATTGTCGCGCCAGAACGACATTCCGCATCTTTCGCACGTTGACTTCCTAACCTGTCGGCATCCGGTCATGACCGATGCAAGCAGGCAAGGAGTTCGACGTGTCACACCTCAAACATCTCATCATCGCCGGCGTACTTTGCGCCGCGCCCCTCGGCAACGCGGTGGCGCAAAGCGTGGAATCACCGTGGATCGTGCACGTCGGGGCGCACGTGGTCGACCCGAAGTCGAACACAGGGGACCTCGCGGGCCTGTCGTCGAGCACCACGCGAAGCCTGCGCCCTTCGGTCAGCGTCGAATACCTCCTGACACCGTCGTGGAGCGTCGAACTGCTCGCGGCGTTGCCGTTCCAGCATGATGTTCGCCTCGACGGGCAGCGCGCGGTTGGCGTGAAGCAGTTGCCACCCGTGGTCGGGGTGAACTATCGCTTTCTCGCCGGGCAGACCGTGTCGCCGTTCCTCGGTGTCGGCGTCAACTACACGCACTTCTTCGATACGAAGGGGCATAACGCCCTGGATGGAACGAACGTGAGCCTCGGTGACACGTGGGGCATCGCATGGCACGGCGGCGTCGATATCGCTTTGAATGCGCGCTGGACATTCACCGTCGACGCGCGCTGGATCGACATCGACTCCAAAGTGAAGGTGGACGGTGCCCGTGTCGGCACCGCCCACCTCGATCCCTGGGTGTATGGGGTGAGCGTCGGTTATCGCTTCTGATCGCCGGCGAGGATCGCCTTGGCCGCATCGATGCCGATGATCCACGAACCCGCCAGCATCATCGTGTCCTTGAGGACGAGGCGTCCGGCGCCGGAGAGATAGGGAAAGCCGTGTTGTGCATCGCCCAGCGCGGGCACCCATGCTTCGGGTGTGGTGAAGAGGAAGGACAGGGTGACCAGGGTCGTCGCGAAGGAGAGGAAGGCCCCCAGCAGTCCGAGTTTCTTCGACAGGGGATAGGAGAGCACGAGCAGGGCGATGGTCCATTCGACGATACCCAGGCCGGTGGAGAAGCCGTAGGTGTTGTTGGCGGTCTGCCATTCACGCTGTTCGGGGACGAGTTGGCCTTCGTGTGTCAGGTGCGCCTTGTACTCGTCCGGATGGTTGTAGAAGAACGACATGACCGGGCTGTTGGCGACAAAGGGCGTGATGCTGTCGGCCTCGAAGGGGACGAACTTCAGCGCACCGATCCACAGGAAGACGATGGCGATGGCGATGCGCATGAGGTTCGGGCCGAGACGTTCGGTGCGAACGAAGGTGGTGAGGGCGTGGCGGGCAGTGGCGTTCATGGGACGAGGTTCTCCGTAAGGGGCGGAGAAAGTGTTGCTCGCCGGGCTGAGAGGATGAATACTCATATCACTCAATCAATGGCGCGAACGTCTCATGGATGCCTTGACCCGCGTGCTCGAGCTGGCCCAGGTGCAGGGCGCCCTGGATCTTCGTTGCCAACTGGCCGGCGGCTTCAGCCTCGATCATGTCGATGCGGAACCGGGCGAGGCGCCGTTTCATCTCGTGCTTGGCGGCAGTGCGGCGATGGAACTGCCCGGACATACGGTGGTGATGGAAGCGGGCGATCTGCTCGTCCTGCCGCAGGGCACCCGCCATCGCGTGCACGACCTGCGCGGGCGCGACGTCCAGACCGCTGTCTCGCTCGATCACGCCGGCCCCTTCCGGGTCAAACGCAACACCGAAGGCGACACCGACCTCGACCTGCTGTGTGGTCGCTTCACCTTCGCGCCGGACGCGGGCCGCTTGCTCTTCAGCGCCTTGCCCGAGGTCCTGCACATCCGCCTGGGTCGCGAACACGGCATCGACGCGCTGTCCGGCATCGTCACGATGTTTCGCGATGAAGTGGCGCGGATGGAACCGGGCGCGCTGGCGGTGGTCACCGCGTTGACCCAGGCGCTGTTCGTTTTCGCGGTGCGCGCCCAGCTGCGCGACGGCGTGATGCCGCCGTCCCTGCTCGGGCTGATGGTCGATCCCCGGCTCAGTCGCGCCTTGCTCGCCATGTTGCGCGAGCCCGAGCGTGAGTGGACGGTGGCGTCGCTGGCGGATCAGGCGGCGATGTCGCGTGCCACGTTCGCGCGCCATTTCGAGGCGCGCGGCAACGTCGCACCGCACGAGGTGCTGACGCTCCTGCGCATGCACCTGGCTGCCGACCTGTTGCGTCGCGGCGAGCTCACGGCGGGCGCCGTGGCCGATCGCGTCGGCTATCGCTCCGAGTCGGCGTTTGGCAAGGCGTTCGCACGGGTGATGGGGACGACACCGGCGCGGTTCCGTCGCGACGGCAAAGCGGCGCCGTGACGCAAGATCCGGATGGTGGGCAACAGTGGGTCAGCGGAACATGGCTTCGTCCCCACCACGGAGCCACGTCATGTCCTTCCGCATCACCGGTATCGATCCGAAGCCCTTCCTGTCGCTGTACGGCCTGGATGAAGCGCAGCTCGACAAGCGCGGCGTGATCCGCGTCGTCGCGTCGAACGACACGGGTTATCCCGAGCGCATCGAGTTACGCAACGCGCGCCGCGGCGAAGCCTTGCTCCTTCTCAATCACACGCATCAGCCTGCGCAGTCGCCGTATCGCTCGAGCCACGCCATCTTCATTCGCGAAGGGGCGACCGAGGCCTGCGAAGTGAGCGACGAGGTACCCGAGGTCCTGCGCACGCGTACGCTTTCACTCCGCGGATTCGACGAGCGCGAACACATCGCCAGCGCGGTGCTCGTCGAAGGCAGCGTGCTGGACGACGCGATCGAGCGCATGTTCGCGATGTCGTCGGTGCGCTATGCGCACGTCCATTACGCGGCCTACGGTTGCTACGCGGCGCGCATCGATCGCAGCTGATGGGCGTGCTTGCGGGCGGCGA
Proteins encoded in this window:
- the rclC gene encoding reactive chlorine resistance membrane protein RclC, coding for MNATARHALTTFVRTERLGPNLMRIAIAIVFLWIGALKFVPFEADSITPFVANSPVMSFFYNHPDEYKAHLTHEGQLVPEQREWQTANNTYGFSTGLGIVEWTIALLVLSYPLSKKLGLLGAFLSFATTLVTLSFLFTTPEAWVPALGDAQHGFPYLSGAGRLVLKDTMMLAGSWIIGIDAAKAILAGDQKR
- a CDS encoding OmpW/AlkL family protein; translated protein: MSHLKHLIIAGVLCAAPLGNAVAQSVESPWIVHVGAHVVDPKSNTGDLAGLSSSTTRSLRPSVSVEYLLTPSWSVELLAALPFQHDVRLDGQRAVGVKQLPPVVGVNYRFLAGQTVSPFLGVGVNYTHFFDTKGHNALDGTNVSLGDTWGIAWHGGVDIALNARWTFTVDARWIDIDSKVKVDGARVGTAHLDPWVYGVSVGYRF
- a CDS encoding AraC family transcriptional regulator encodes the protein MDALTRVLELAQVQGALDLRCQLAGGFSLDHVDAEPGEAPFHLVLGGSAAMELPGHTVVMEAGDLLVLPQGTRHRVHDLRGRDVQTAVSLDHAGPFRVKRNTEGDTDLDLLCGRFTFAPDAGRLLFSALPEVLHIRLGREHGIDALSGIVTMFRDEVARMEPGALAVVTALTQALFVFAVRAQLRDGVMPPSLLGLMVDPRLSRALLAMLREPEREWTVASLADQAAMSRATFARHFEARGNVAPHEVLTLLRMHLAADLLRRGELTAGAVADRVGYRSESAFGKAFARVMGTTPARFRRDGKAAP
- a CDS encoding DUF1203 domain-containing protein, whose amino-acid sequence is MSFRITGIDPKPFLSLYGLDEAQLDKRGVIRVVASNDTGYPERIELRNARRGEALLLLNHTHQPAQSPYRSSHAIFIREGATEACEVSDEVPEVLRTRTLSLRGFDEREHIASAVLVEGSVLDDAIERMFAMSSVRYAHVHYAAYGCYAARIDRS
- the tehA gene encoding dicarboxylate transporter/tellurite-resistance protein TehA, with amino-acid sequence MALPRPIPASFFGMVLGLVGLGANWRTASRLWGLPSAIGESIMAVAFVVCAVLTLAYAYKWLVHRAAAIEEARHPVQCCFIGLVPSSGALMGIVLAPHAHGLAVAALLTGGVGQVVFALWRFGAMLQGDRDISTTTPVIYLPSVAGNLIIAASAGILGFPSWGILFFGVGVFSWLALESVIVNRLLNAPPLPPPLRPTLGIQLAPPAVAAVAWLANTQGVPELMVQAAWGYGLVQLLLMIRLFPWIAKQPFASSYWAFSFGITALSGSALTMSLRGLTGAIAELAPVLFVFTNAVMLLLTVGTIVRLAQNKFLPPSVVAAPPATS